From a single Intestinibaculum porci genomic region:
- a CDS encoding hemolysin family protein — protein MIVTFIILISLSAFFSASETAFMSVSHIRIKTLAEEEGNKRAQIVQKLLDHNERVLSSILVGNNLVNIGASSLTTSFVISIFGNEGIGVALATGFVTLMILIFGEITPKTIATRNAESIVLSFARIIQFINFILTPIDVILGAFTHLLMKLMGDHGEQGPTMTQEDLKTIVNVSHEEGVLEDEEKEMLHNVFEFSDTEIKEIMTPRIHVADIDDAITYEELIAFLKEYQFSRIPVHKEDDTDDIIGVLNIKDLVVSQVDPDNFDVKNYMRPAYFVYEFNQVSDVFEKMRNDHISLAVVLDEYGVMSGIVSLEDIVEEIVGEIDDEFDEEEPDVIELANHEFLLDGTMDIDEVNDECGTNFESEDFESIGGLVLGAVNGSPILHQQVAIDNCIFTIEKIDKNRIEQLKLTIVNKDEEDDQEKHDD, from the coding sequence ATGATTGTAACCTTTATTATATTAATTAGTCTTTCCGCATTTTTCTCTGCGTCAGAGACTGCGTTTATGAGTGTTTCTCATATCCGTATTAAGACCTTAGCGGAAGAAGAAGGGAACAAGCGTGCGCAGATTGTACAAAAACTGCTTGACCATAATGAACGTGTCCTTTCATCGATTTTAGTAGGTAATAACTTAGTCAATATTGGCGCTTCTTCATTAACAACGTCATTTGTCATTTCCATCTTTGGTAATGAAGGTATTGGTGTCGCTTTAGCGACAGGCTTTGTAACACTCATGATTTTAATCTTTGGGGAAATTACCCCAAAAACCATTGCTACAAGAAATGCAGAAAGTATTGTTTTATCCTTTGCCCGCATTATCCAGTTTATTAATTTCATCTTAACTCCTATCGATGTTATTTTAGGTGCCTTCACTCATTTATTAATGAAACTGATGGGCGATCATGGGGAACAGGGACCAACGATGACCCAGGAAGATTTAAAGACGATTGTCAATGTCTCTCATGAAGAAGGCGTCCTAGAAGACGAAGAAAAAGAGATGTTACATAATGTGTTTGAATTCAGTGATACGGAAATCAAAGAGATTATGACTCCACGTATCCATGTGGCGGATATTGATGATGCGATTACTTATGAAGAACTGATTGCATTCTTAAAGGAATATCAGTTCTCCCGTATCCCAGTGCATAAAGAAGATGATACGGATGATATTATCGGAGTCTTAAATATTAAAGACTTAGTTGTCTCACAAGTGGATCCTGACAATTTTGATGTCAAGAATTATATGCGTCCAGCTTACTTTGTATATGAATTTAATCAGGTGTCTGATGTCTTTGAAAAGATGCGTAATGATCATATTTCATTAGCGGTGGTTTTAGATGAATATGGCGTGATGAGCGGCATTGTTTCATTAGAAGATATCGTTGAAGAAATCGTTGGGGAAATTGATGATGAATTCGATGAAGAAGAACCTGATGTTATTGAATTAGCGAACCATGAGTTCTTATTAGATGGCACAATGGATATTGATGAAGTCAATGATGAATGTGGGACAAACTTTGAATCAGAAGACTTTGAATCGATTGGCGGCCTGGTTTTAGGGGCGGTGAATGGTTCACCGATTTTACACCAGCAGGTAGCTATTGATAATTGTATTTTTACGATTGAGAAGATTGATAAAAACCGTATTGAACAGTTAAAACTGACAATTGTGAATAAAGATGAAGAGGATGATCAAGAAAAACACGATGACTAG
- a CDS encoding TRAM domain-containing protein, whose amino-acid sequence MKNQTVTIKKMGINGEGIAYIDSKIVFIKGALTGEEVLCAIDRNERNYMVGHVVKILKKSSARSHEKNHAKAQYGYSLFHMNYLDQLPYKKGLIKDAISKYTKFNVDALNVKPVLEAKTRENYRQYAGFPIIYRHGQLAFGELEGVESFLSVDDLYRLQDHGINRLLKKVQDILNKHKCKDYYPRVKKGLRYVMVRKFDDAYQLVFVTGKDGIAKEVTQEIAALDEVASIYYTINTSSHSSFNEKGFKRIYGNNRMTYHYDDRDFLFSVKTPMVINPEMEEAYYDVVKSLIPEEAEVLSVYPRYGLLEMSLPNTVRALEGDMNCVDDARLNADRLKETNKKFKLGDVDEEITHFCKKHHYDVALLQLFNDEMSEEIAKSIILSKIPEVIITAKNMSTLGEAIAALQARYTIAYVSGVDMDPNTPLVTGIVKMVRL is encoded by the coding sequence ATGAAAAATCAAACCGTCACAATTAAAAAAATGGGGATCAATGGCGAAGGCATTGCCTATATTGATTCCAAGATTGTCTTTATCAAAGGGGCCCTCACCGGCGAAGAAGTGCTTTGCGCGATCGATCGTAATGAACGTAATTATATGGTTGGTCATGTGGTAAAGATTTTAAAGAAATCTTCTGCCCGCAGCCATGAGAAGAATCACGCTAAAGCGCAGTATGGCTATAGCTTATTCCATATGAACTATTTAGATCAGCTGCCTTATAAAAAAGGATTAATCAAAGATGCCATCAGTAAATACACCAAATTTAATGTCGATGCCCTCAATGTGAAACCAGTCTTAGAAGCGAAGACGAGAGAAAACTATCGTCAGTATGCTGGCTTCCCAATCATTTATCGTCATGGTCAGTTAGCGTTTGGGGAATTAGAAGGGGTTGAATCCTTCTTATCCGTTGATGATCTCTATCGCCTGCAGGATCACGGCATTAACCGTTTATTAAAGAAAGTGCAGGATATCTTAAACAAACATAAATGCAAAGACTATTACCCAAGAGTCAAAAAAGGCTTACGTTATGTTATGGTCCGCAAATTTGACGACGCTTATCAGTTAGTCTTTGTGACGGGGAAAGATGGCATCGCCAAAGAAGTTACCCAGGAGATTGCCGCATTGGATGAAGTGGCCTCTATTTATTATACGATCAATACCTCTAGTCACAGCAGTTTTAATGAAAAAGGCTTTAAACGAATCTATGGCAATAACCGCATGACATATCACTATGATGATCGTGATTTCTTATTCTCAGTGAAAACGCCGATGGTGATCAATCCAGAAATGGAAGAAGCTTACTATGATGTCGTGAAATCATTAATTCCAGAAGAGGCGGAAGTCTTATCTGTTTATCCCCGTTATGGTTTATTAGAAATGTCTTTACCAAATACTGTCAGAGCTTTAGAAGGGGATATGAACTGCGTCGATGATGCTCGTTTAAACGCTGATCGTTTGAAAGAGACAAATAAGAAGTTTAAGTTAGGAGATGTCGATGAAGAGATCACCCATTTCTGTAAGAAACATCATTATGATGTCGCTTTATTACAGCTTTTTAATGATGAAATGTCTGAAGAAATTGCCAAATCCATTATCTTATCAAAGATTCCAGAAGTCATTATTACGGCCAAAAATATGTCTACTTTAGGTGAAGCGATCGCTGCCCTGCAGGCGCGTTATACGATTGCTTATGTCAGCGGGGTAGATATGGATCCGAATACCCCATTAGTGACCGGTATTGTAAAGATGGTGCGTCTCTAA
- a CDS encoding HD domain-containing protein: MNRYFEIRDLALKCLEEKAHGFYKRQMLEHMFQVETLCILLAQKRQLNLELSAIIGVLHDLSIPLDCNDFNHAARSSMIAKDFLMQSGLFTEEEISIITAAIANHSHKEREDDAYSELIKDADVLSHVLQGEILKEPAQKRYQSIHL; the protein is encoded by the coding sequence ATGAACCGTTATTTCGAAATCCGCGATCTAGCCCTTAAATGTTTAGAAGAGAAAGCCCATGGCTTTTATAAAAGACAAATGCTGGAACATATGTTTCAGGTAGAAACATTATGTATCCTTTTAGCGCAAAAAAGACAGCTCAATTTAGAGCTGTCAGCGATCATTGGTGTCTTACATGATCTTTCCATTCCTTTAGATTGTAATGATTTCAATCATGCGGCGCGCTCAAGCATGATCGCAAAAGACTTTCTCATGCAAAGCGGTTTATTTACCGAAGAGGAAATATCTATCATCACCGCAGCGATCGCCAATCATTCTCATAAAGAGCGCGAAGATGATGCCTATAGTGAATTAATCAAAGATGCTGATGTTTTATCGCATGTCTTACAAGGTGAAATCCTCAAAGAGCCGGCCCAAAAACGTTATCAAAGCATCCACCTTTAG
- a CDS encoding glycoside hydrolase family 32 protein encodes MKEWTREERYRVLKNKSELNHLYEINTSSVYRQDYHIQPITGLSNDPNGFIYAQGKWHLFYQWCPWGPVHGLKYWYHVTSEDLVHWTNEGIGLAPDTLFDNKGCYSGSAIAIDDEVYFYYTGNHRNEDWERTAYTCVAKLEDDGSLTKKATPLFAPREDYSEHQRDPMVIYNKALKRYFIFIGARSQDERGCALVYTSEKPLEGWSFAGELHVVGYEHFGGMWECPCITNIDGKDILIFSPQFTKLPGRGDCTNHNVYIVGHMDYETLTFTPESHFRYLDYGFDFYAAQTAANASHHPVMIAWMGLPDNHYPSEKDEWEGAMTLPRRISVEGDRLIQTPVKAIENLRTQTLADNGHMSGAMEMDVTFTGGDVAINLFTKPNGYDGLTIEYDAMYRMITVNKAHMDQRFNTEVFEKLDIPLDEDLMNMRIFIDHSSVELFINDGRYTFTAHVYPTIRENRYTHTDNMDLTIYALGKSVDESFIL; translated from the coding sequence ATGAAAGAATGGACAAGAGAGGAACGTTATCGTGTTCTCAAAAACAAAAGTGAATTGAACCATCTTTATGAAATAAATACCAGTTCCGTCTATCGTCAGGATTACCATATCCAGCCGATTACCGGGTTATCCAATGATCCCAACGGCTTTATTTATGCCCAGGGAAAATGGCACCTGTTTTATCAGTGGTGTCCATGGGGGCCAGTCCATGGCTTAAAGTACTGGTACCATGTGACATCCGAGGATTTGGTCCATTGGACCAATGAAGGCATCGGTTTAGCGCCGGATACACTTTTTGACAACAAAGGCTGCTATAGCGGCAGTGCCATTGCAATTGATGATGAGGTCTATTTCTATTATACCGGGAACCATCGTAATGAAGATTGGGAGCGTACCGCTTATACCTGCGTCGCCAAACTAGAAGACGATGGCTCGTTAACGAAAAAAGCCACGCCGTTATTTGCGCCAAGAGAGGACTATTCAGAGCATCAGCGTGATCCGATGGTTATCTACAACAAAGCGTTAAAACGTTACTTTATTTTCATTGGTGCACGTTCGCAAGATGAACGCGGCTGCGCGCTTGTGTATACTTCGGAAAAACCATTAGAGGGGTGGTCTTTCGCTGGAGAGTTACACGTTGTCGGTTATGAACATTTCGGCGGTATGTGGGAATGTCCATGTATTACGAATATCGATGGCAAAGATATTCTGATCTTCTCGCCACAGTTTACTAAACTGCCAGGACGTGGTGATTGTACGAACCATAATGTTTACATTGTTGGACATATGGATTATGAAACCTTAACCTTTACGCCAGAATCCCATTTCCGCTATTTGGATTATGGCTTTGATTTCTATGCCGCCCAGACGGCTGCCAATGCCTCCCATCATCCGGTGATGATCGCCTGGATGGGTTTACCTGATAACCATTATCCAAGTGAAAAAGATGAATGGGAAGGTGCGATGACGCTGCCAAGACGTATCAGCGTTGAAGGGGACCGCTTAATTCAAACCCCGGTAAAAGCAATTGAAAACTTACGCACGCAAACGTTAGCAGATAACGGCCATATGTCAGGCGCGATGGAAATGGACGTTACCTTTACGGGCGGCGATGTAGCCATTAACTTATTTACGAAACCTAATGGCTATGATGGCTTAACGATCGAATACGATGCGATGTATCGGATGATTACGGTCAATAAAGCGCATATGGATCAGCGTTTTAATACTGAAGTCTTTGAAAAACTCGATATTCCGCTTGATGAAGACTTAATGAATATGCGTATCTTTATTGATCATTCGTCAGTAGAATTATTTATCAATGATGGTCGTTATACTTTTACCGCTCATGTTTATCCTACCATTCGGGAAAACCGCTATACCCATACTGATAACATGGATCTGACCATCTATGCTTTAGGAAAGTCTGTTGATGAAAGCTTTATTTTATAA
- a CDS encoding RsmB/NOP family class I SAM-dependent RNA methyltransferase produces the protein MDKFYTRMKDLLQDDYEPFIEALSEKEVKGLYLNTNKDGYKALDHKHIKPHPLVTGGYLYDDEAYSPGKSPYFLCGLYYIQEPSAMLVANMIDIKEDDYVLDMCAAPGGKSCRIANRLGPDGLLIANDISASRAKILSENIERFGIDNTIVTNTDPLRFVGVLDGFFDKIILDAPCSGEGMLRKTEEASKTWSPDKVYECAVIQKRLIEAAYTLLKPGGQIIYSTCTYSLEENEEIVRYALDHFDFSLETLPHRDGLMPGIDMNEAIRCYPHHFAGEGQFMALLTKRGETPIKKPKVLKPKISPEALKNVQNFYKENLNIKVPKLLYENKGHVYALKRQFPDLGKIRILRNGLYLGESRKNYFIPSYSLALTLRKEDVKRCYDFPEDSNEVAAYIRGETLEAIGSKGYGVIFVDGYPLSFYKESNAVKNLFPKGLRRS, from the coding sequence ATGGACAAATTTTATACACGCATGAAAGACCTGCTTCAGGATGATTATGAGCCTTTTATTGAGGCTTTGTCGGAAAAAGAAGTGAAAGGTCTTTATCTCAACACAAATAAAGATGGCTACAAAGCCTTAGATCATAAACATATTAAACCTCACCCTTTAGTGACTGGCGGTTATCTTTATGATGATGAAGCTTATAGCCCTGGTAAGTCGCCTTACTTCCTTTGTGGCCTTTATTACATTCAGGAACCAAGTGCGATGTTAGTCGCTAATATGATTGATATTAAAGAAGATGACTATGTCTTAGATATGTGCGCTGCTCCCGGCGGGAAATCGTGTCGGATCGCCAATCGTTTAGGCCCTGATGGCTTACTGATCGCTAATGATATCTCTGCTTCAAGAGCGAAGATTTTAAGTGAGAACATTGAACGTTTTGGCATTGACAATACGATTGTCACCAATACGGATCCCCTGCGCTTTGTTGGAGTCTTAGATGGCTTTTTTGACAAGATCATCTTAGATGCCCCTTGCTCTGGTGAAGGGATGTTAAGAAAAACGGAAGAAGCCAGCAAAACCTGGTCGCCGGATAAAGTTTATGAATGCGCCGTGATTCAAAAGCGTTTGATTGAGGCCGCTTATACTTTATTAAAACCAGGCGGACAGATCATCTACTCGACCTGCACGTATTCTCTAGAAGAGAATGAAGAGATCGTCCGATATGCTCTTGATCATTTTGATTTTTCTTTAGAAACGCTGCCCCATCGTGATGGCTTAATGCCAGGGATTGATATGAACGAAGCTATTCGCTGTTATCCGCATCATTTTGCCGGTGAAGGTCAGTTTATGGCCTTATTAACAAAACGCGGGGAAACCCCGATCAAGAAGCCTAAAGTCCTGAAGCCAAAGATCTCCCCGGAAGCTTTAAAAAATGTGCAAAACTTCTATAAGGAAAACCTTAACATCAAAGTGCCAAAGCTGCTTTACGAAAACAAAGGTCATGTCTATGCTTTAAAAAGACAGTTCCCAGATTTAGGAAAGATCCGTATTTTACGTAATGGCCTCTATTTAGGTGAAAGCCGGAAGAATTACTTTATTCCAAGTTATTCTTTAGCCTTAACGCTGCGTAAAGAAGATGTCAAACGCTGCTATGACTTCCCAGAAGACTCAAACGAAGTGGCGGCGTATATCCGCGGTGAAACGTTAGAAGCGATCGGGTCTAAAGGCTATGGCGTCATCTTTGTCGACGGCTACCCGCTTTCCTTCTATAAGGAATCCAATGCCGTAAAAAATCTCTTCCCGAAAGGATTAAGACGCTCATGA
- a CDS encoding DNA recombination protein RmuC, translated as MMYFLLFALIIACVLIIFMLYTILQKMNDGHRFDRLEQGLLNNRHELVENKAVGSSLSKNYEMMLKELMKTKESLAVNANQLQDISHNIHDMNAIMVNTKKRGNFGEYQLYYLLSMYLGENEVIYEKQYHLSNGKIGDAALHLPGSSLVMIIDSKFPSENYLRLVDDPEDIHAVNEFRQNVKKHIKDISEKYILTGITSEAAIMFIPSEAIYLYICQNEPSLMEEAHRAHVLMTSPSTLMGVCMTLVNITKDYQRSQNIEKIEKLLIAMKDDSERMMERYSKVQKSSATLQKQIDEMGISVDKIDHRIHQLYDGKE; from the coding sequence ATGATGTACTTTCTCTTATTTGCTTTGATCATTGCCTGTGTGCTCATTATCTTTATGCTTTATACGATCTTACAAAAGATGAATGATGGTCATCGCTTTGATCGTTTAGAGCAAGGGTTACTTAATAACCGTCATGAATTAGTTGAAAATAAAGCGGTGGGTTCATCGCTTTCGAAAAACTATGAAATGATGTTAAAAGAGTTAATGAAGACCAAAGAATCCTTAGCAGTGAATGCTAATCAGCTGCAGGATATCAGTCATAATATTCATGATATGAATGCTATTATGGTCAATACCAAAAAGCGTGGGAACTTTGGGGAATATCAGCTGTATTACTTATTATCGATGTACTTAGGGGAAAATGAAGTCATTTATGAAAAGCAGTATCATTTATCTAATGGTAAGATTGGGGATGCGGCTTTGCACTTGCCTGGCTCTTCTTTAGTGATGATTATTGACTCTAAATTCCCTAGTGAAAACTATTTACGTTTAGTGGATGATCCCGAGGATATCCATGCAGTTAATGAATTTCGTCAGAATGTAAAGAAACATATCAAAGATATCAGTGAGAAATACATTCTCACTGGCATCACCAGTGAAGCAGCGATCATGTTTATTCCTAGTGAAGCGATCTATCTTTATATTTGTCAAAATGAGCCTTCTCTAATGGAAGAAGCCCATCGCGCCCATGTTCTGATGACATCACCATCTACTTTAATGGGTGTCTGTATGACCCTTGTGAATATTACGAAAGATTATCAGCGTTCCCAAAATATTGAAAAGATTGAGAAACTGTTAATCGCGATGAAAGATGATAGTGAGCGGATGATGGAACGTTACAGCAAGGTGCAAAAAAGCAGCGCCACTTTACAAAAACAAATAGATGAGATGGGGATCTCGGTGGATAAAATTGATCATCGTATCCATCAGCTCTATGATGGGAAGGAGTAG
- a CDS encoding YihY/virulence factor BrkB family protein produces the protein MEKVKSITSFIYKVYNQYRKYVPGYASAALSFYLLILIVPATSILAMFSNFFHIDLNLLEKLLETYVQPEYSKMIVNVLNGHSASISSIVILGFSLYAVSRGVGNIYIISKDLFKTPHGKEETLLDYFKYVFKVTVLLLLSMMTVVFLLVSGPISRIFNRLYGIAILQYIIMYWLLVLFFLGVYMIVPKAHITFQEAYPGAIVGSSGIVIFYIFFKIYMHFANYENVYGPLASLVLLLFVFNWSSEVFYIGMYVTHIQYIRRLKHEKSNRHN, from the coding sequence ATGGAGAAGGTCAAGAGCATTACTTCATTTATTTATAAGGTGTATAACCAATATCGTAAATATGTTCCTGGCTATGCCAGTGCGGCGCTGTCCTTTTATTTATTAATCCTGATTGTTCCCGCTACCTCGATTTTAGCCATGTTTTCCAATTTCTTTCATATTGATCTGAACTTATTAGAGAAATTACTGGAAACGTATGTGCAGCCGGAATATTCCAAGATGATTGTCAATGTCCTTAATGGTCATAGTGCTTCGATTTCCTCAATTGTCATCTTAGGCTTTTCTCTTTATGCGGTTTCCCGCGGGGTGGGGAATATTTATATTATTTCCAAAGATTTATTTAAAACCCCTCATGGCAAAGAAGAAACCTTACTGGATTACTTTAAATATGTTTTTAAAGTGACGGTCCTGCTATTACTTTCGATGATGACTGTGGTATTCTTATTAGTGTCAGGACCTATTTCAAGAATCTTTAATCGCCTTTATGGAATTGCCATCTTACAGTATATTATTATGTACTGGCTGTTAGTGCTATTTTTCTTAGGCGTCTATATGATTGTCCCAAAAGCGCATATTACCTTCCAGGAAGCTTATCCTGGAGCGATTGTTGGCTCAAGCGGGATTGTCATCTTTTATATCTTTTTCAAAATCTACATGCATTTTGCCAACTATGAAAACGTCTATGGTCCGTTAGCTTCATTAGTGTTATTACTGTTTGTCTTTAACTGGTCGAGTGAAGTATTCTACATTGGCATGTATGTCACCCATATTCAATACATAAGGAGACTTAAACATGAAAAATCAAACCGTCACAATTAA
- the fucO gene encoding lactaldehyde reductase, whose amino-acid sequence MANRIVLNTVSYHGKGAIEEIPNIIKTAGYKKIFVSTDKGLVKFGVATKVTDLLEKNGIDYALFSDVKPNPTIENVQAGVKAFKEADADAIVAIGGGSAQDTAKAIGIIIANPEFADVRSLEGVAPTKNHAVPTIAVATTAGTAAEVTINYVITDVEKQRKFVCVDEHDIPMYAVIDPDMMMSMPEALTASTGMDALTHAIEGYTTKAAWEMTDMFHLEAIKLISHNLRQACKKDPKAKEAMALGQYIAGMGFSNVGLGIAHSIAHTFSAHYDTPHGVACAIMLPVIMEWNQEYTGERFREIARAMGVEGVDAMSQEEYRKAAIDAVKQLGKDVGIPEYVEGLKEEDIPQLAKDAAADACAPGNPRDTSLPEFEALIRKVMKPE is encoded by the coding sequence ATGGCAAATAGAATTGTATTAAACACTGTATCTTATCATGGTAAAGGAGCCATTGAAGAAATTCCTAATATTATTAAAACAGCAGGATACAAGAAAATCTTTGTATCAACAGATAAAGGGTTAGTAAAATTTGGTGTCGCTACAAAAGTGACTGACTTATTAGAAAAGAATGGCATTGATTATGCTTTATTCTCAGATGTTAAACCAAACCCAACAATTGAAAACGTTCAGGCTGGGGTAAAAGCATTCAAAGAAGCGGACGCTGATGCCATTGTAGCAATTGGTGGCGGATCTGCTCAGGATACTGCTAAAGCTATTGGTATTATTATCGCGAACCCAGAATTCGCTGATGTTCGTTCATTGGAAGGGGTAGCCCCAACAAAGAATCATGCCGTTCCAACAATCGCCGTTGCTACAACCGCCGGAACAGCTGCCGAAGTCACGATCAACTACGTTATTACTGATGTAGAAAAACAGCGTAAATTCGTTTGTGTTGATGAACATGATATCCCAATGTATGCGGTTATCGACCCAGATATGATGATGAGTATGCCAGAAGCATTAACCGCATCAACGGGTATGGATGCTTTAACCCATGCGATTGAAGGTTATACAACCAAAGCAGCTTGGGAAATGACTGATATGTTCCACTTAGAAGCGATCAAATTGATTTCTCATAACTTACGTCAGGCTTGCAAGAAAGATCCAAAAGCGAAAGAAGCTATGGCTTTAGGTCAGTATATTGCCGGGATGGGCTTCTCTAACGTTGGTTTAGGAATTGCACATTCCATCGCGCATACATTCTCAGCGCATTATGACACACCTCATGGTGTTGCATGTGCGATCATGTTACCAGTGATCATGGAATGGAACCAGGAATACACTGGCGAACGTTTCAGAGAAATCGCTCGTGCCATGGGTGTTGAAGGCGTTGATGCGATGAGCCAGGAAGAATATCGTAAAGCTGCCATCGATGCTGTTAAACAGTTAGGTAAAGATGTTGGTATCCCTGAATATGTCGAAGGATTAAAAGAAGAAGATATCCCTCAGTTAGCTAAGGATGCGGCTGCTGATGCATGTGCGCCAGGTAACCCAAGAGATACTTCATTACCTGAATTCGAAGCCTTAATCAGAAAGGTTATGAAACCAGAATAA